In Salinisphaera sp. LB1, one genomic interval encodes:
- the rpoC gene encoding DNA-directed RNA polymerase subunit beta' translates to MKDLLNLFKSQDDVEEFDAIRISLASPETIRSWSFGEVKKPETINYRTFKPERDGLFCARIFGPVKDYECLCGKYKRMKHRGVICEKCGVEVTQTKVRRERMGHIDLAAPVAHIWFLKSLPSRIGLLLDMPLRAIERVLYFEAYVVTDPGMTPLEPYQLLSEEEYLDTVEQYGDEFTAKMGAEAVLDILKNMDMGAEAQRMREELGATGSATKIKRLGKRLKLLEYFQQSGNKAEWMILRALPVLPPDLRPLVPLDGGRFATSDLNDLYRRVINRNNRLARLLDLNAPDIIVRNEKRMLQESVDALIDNGRRGRAITGSNRRPLKSLADMIKGKQGRFRQNLLGKRVDYSGRSVIVVGPTLKLHQCGLPKKMALELFKPFIYSRLQRLEYASTIKAAKKMVEREEPEVWDMLENVIREHPVLLNRAPTLHRLGIQAFEPVLIEGKAIQLHPLVCTAFNADFDGDQMAVHVPLSVEAQLEARVLMMSTNNVLSPASGAPIIVPTQDVVLGLYWMTRSRVNQAGEGMTFSDPAEVHRAYDAGQVHLQALIKVRLDDVDMDEDGNTTPVTRVVETTVGRAMLYDILPPGLPFAMINQELGKKTVSEVINQAYRNVGLKETVVFADQLMYTGFRMSTKAGISIAVGDMVIPEEKQTVLARAEDEVKEIEDQYTSGLVTQGERYNKVIDIWSRANEQIANAMMDKLGLDEVVDGEGNPVDQTSFNSIFMMADSGARGSAAQIRQLAGMRGLMAKPDGSIIETPITANFREGLNVLQYFISTHGARKGLADTALKTANSGYLTRRLVDVSQDVVITDVDCGTEGGIPMYPIVEGGDVVEPLRERVLGRVLARDVVDPADNTTLIDAGTLLTEREVDKLEVNSIDMVHVRSPITCEASFGVCAQCYGRDLARGERVSIGESVGVIAAQSIGEPGTQLTMRTFHVGGAASRAVSADGVETKTDGTVKLHNIKTVAHAEDGHLVAVSRSGEIGVVDDNYREKERYKIPYGARLHVGEGDQVEAGKRLADWDPHTHPIISEVAGKVKFEEFIEGVTVQREIDEITGVSTLVVTEPKSRGQGNKDLRPVIKLLDGDGNELNFPGTEIPAAYSLPPKAIVVVEDGQDIVVGDVTARIPQESSKTRDITGGLPRVADLFEARKPKVPAILAEAAGTVRFGEATKGKQRLKIVDSDGYETELLVPKWRQINVFEGEYVEKGEIVSDGEPMPHDILRLQGIPKLSDYLVKEIQDVYRLQGVRINDKHIEVIIRQMLRRVEIVDAGDTKFLQGEQAEYQAVLDENRRVEAKGEQPATFDRLLLGITKASLSTESFISAASFQETTRVLTEASVRGARDDLRGLKENVIVGRLIPAGTGLAYHEQRRRERMSPLDLQGALPATRGESAEEAVEMAAEASADAEDALDRADAGSHNADAAGDEQN, encoded by the coding sequence ATGAAAGATCTGCTGAATCTGTTCAAGAGCCAGGACGACGTCGAAGAGTTCGACGCCATTCGAATCAGCCTGGCTTCGCCCGAGACCATTCGTTCTTGGTCTTTCGGGGAGGTCAAGAAACCCGAGACCATCAACTACCGGACCTTCAAGCCCGAGCGCGACGGCCTGTTCTGTGCGCGTATCTTCGGCCCAGTCAAGGACTACGAGTGCTTGTGCGGCAAGTACAAGCGCATGAAGCATCGCGGTGTGATCTGCGAAAAATGCGGCGTCGAGGTCACCCAGACCAAGGTGCGGCGTGAGCGCATGGGTCATATCGACCTGGCGGCGCCGGTGGCCCATATCTGGTTCCTCAAGAGCCTGCCGTCCCGTATCGGCCTGCTGCTCGACATGCCGCTGCGCGCGATCGAGCGCGTGCTGTATTTCGAAGCCTACGTCGTGACCGACCCCGGCATGACGCCACTCGAGCCGTACCAGCTGCTCTCGGAAGAAGAGTATCTGGATACGGTCGAGCAGTACGGCGATGAGTTCACCGCCAAGATGGGCGCCGAGGCCGTTCTCGACATCCTCAAGAACATGGACATGGGCGCGGAAGCCCAGCGCATGCGCGAGGAACTGGGTGCGACCGGTTCGGCCACCAAGATCAAGCGTCTCGGCAAGCGCCTGAAGCTGCTGGAGTATTTTCAGCAGTCGGGCAATAAGGCCGAGTGGATGATCCTGCGCGCGCTGCCGGTGCTGCCGCCGGATCTGCGTCCGCTGGTGCCGCTGGATGGCGGCCGCTTCGCGACCTCGGATCTCAACGATCTGTATCGGCGTGTGATCAACCGCAACAACCGCCTCGCGCGGCTGCTCGACCTGAACGCGCCGGACATCATCGTGCGCAACGAAAAGCGCATGCTGCAGGAGTCGGTGGATGCGCTGATCGACAACGGCCGCCGCGGTCGGGCGATCACCGGTTCCAACCGGCGCCCGCTGAAGTCGCTGGCCGACATGATCAAGGGCAAGCAGGGCCGGTTCCGTCAGAACCTGCTGGGCAAGCGCGTCGACTACTCCGGCCGTTCGGTGATCGTGGTCGGCCCGACGCTCAAGCTGCACCAGTGCGGCTTGCCCAAGAAAATGGCGCTCGAGCTGTTCAAGCCGTTCATCTATTCCCGTCTGCAGCGTCTGGAGTACGCCTCCACGATCAAGGCGGCCAAGAAGATGGTCGAGCGCGAAGAGCCGGAAGTCTGGGACATGTTGGAAAACGTGATCCGCGAGCATCCGGTGCTGCTCAACCGCGCGCCGACCCTGCATCGCCTGGGTATCCAGGCGTTCGAGCCGGTGCTGATCGAGGGCAAGGCGATCCAGCTGCATCCGCTGGTCTGCACCGCGTTCAACGCCGACTTCGACGGCGACCAGATGGCCGTGCACGTGCCGCTGTCCGTTGAGGCACAGCTGGAAGCGCGCGTGCTGATGATGTCGACCAACAACGTGCTGTCGCCGGCCTCCGGCGCGCCCATCATCGTGCCCACGCAGGACGTCGTGCTCGGCCTGTACTGGATGACCCGCTCGCGGGTGAACCAGGCCGGCGAGGGCATGACCTTCTCCGATCCGGCCGAGGTGCATCGCGCCTATGACGCCGGGCAGGTGCATCTGCAGGCCCTGATCAAGGTCCGTCTCGACGACGTCGACATGGACGAGGATGGCAATACCACGCCGGTCACGCGCGTGGTGGAGACCACCGTCGGCCGGGCGATGCTCTACGACATCCTGCCCCCGGGCCTGCCGTTCGCCATGATCAACCAGGAGCTGGGCAAGAAGACGGTCAGTGAAGTCATCAATCAGGCGTATCGCAACGTCGGTCTCAAGGAGACCGTGGTGTTCGCCGACCAGCTGATGTACACCGGTTTCCGCATGTCGACCAAGGCCGGCATCTCGATCGCCGTCGGCGACATGGTCATTCCGGAAGAAAAGCAGACCGTGCTGGCGCGCGCCGAAGACGAAGTCAAGGAGATCGAGGACCAGTACACCTCCGGTCTCGTGACCCAGGGCGAGCGCTATAACAAGGTCATCGACATCTGGTCGCGGGCGAACGAGCAGATCGCCAACGCCATGATGGACAAGCTCGGCCTCGACGAAGTCGTGGACGGCGAGGGCAACCCCGTCGACCAGACCTCGTTCAACTCCATCTTCATGATGGCCGACTCCGGCGCGCGTGGTAGCGCGGCCCAGATCCGCCAGCTGGCCGGCATGCGCGGCCTGATGGCCAAGCCGGACGGCTCGATCATCGAGACCCCCATCACGGCCAACTTCCGCGAGGGGCTGAACGTACTGCAGTACTTCATCTCCACGCACGGCGCCCGCAAGGGTCTGGCCGACACCGCGCTCAAGACCGCCAACTCGGGTTATCTGACCCGGCGTCTGGTGGATGTGTCGCAGGACGTGGTCATCACCGACGTGGACTGCGGCACCGAGGGCGGTATCCCGATGTACCCGATCGTGGAGGGCGGCGACGTGGTCGAGCCCCTGCGCGAGCGGGTGCTGGGCCGCGTGCTGGCGCGCGACGTGGTGGACCCGGCCGACAACACCACCCTGATCGATGCCGGCACGCTGCTCACCGAGCGCGAGGTCGACAAGCTGGAAGTCAACTCCATCGACATGGTGCATGTGCGCAGTCCGATCACCTGTGAAGCATCGTTCGGTGTGTGCGCGCAGTGCTATGGCCGGGATCTGGCCCGTGGCGAGCGCGTCTCGATCGGCGAATCCGTCGGCGTGATCGCGGCGCAGTCGATCGGCGAGCCCGGCACGCAGCTGACCATGCGTACCTTCCACGTCGGCGGCGCGGCCTCGCGTGCGGTTTCGGCCGACGGCGTCGAGACCAAGACCGACGGCACGGTCAAGCTGCACAACATCAAGACCGTGGCGCACGCCGAGGACGGGCATCTGGTCGCGGTGTCGCGATCGGGCGAAATCGGCGTCGTGGACGATAACTATCGCGAAAAGGAACGCTACAAGATCCCCTACGGCGCGCGGCTGCACGTCGGCGAGGGCGATCAGGTCGAGGCCGGCAAGCGTCTGGCCGACTGGGATCCGCATACGCATCCGATCATCTCGGAAGTCGCCGGTAAGGTGAAGTTCGAGGAGTTCATCGAAGGTGTGACGGTGCAGCGCGAGATCGACGAAATCACCGGCGTTTCCACGCTGGTGGTGACCGAGCCGAAATCGCGCGGCCAGGGCAACAAGGACCTGCGCCCGGTGATCAAGCTGCTCGATGGCGACGGCAATGAGCTGAACTTCCCGGGCACCGAGATCCCGGCGGCGTACAGTCTGCCGCCCAAGGCCATCGTGGTGGTCGAGGACGGGCAGGATATCGTGGTCGGTGACGTCACCGCCCGTATCCCGCAGGAATCGTCCAAGACCCGCGATATCACCGGTGGTCTGCCCCGGGTGGCCGACCTGTTCGAGGCGCGCAAACCCAAGGTGCCGGCGATTCTCGCCGAAGCCGCGGGCACCGTGCGTTTCGGCGAGGCCACCAAGGGCAAGCAGCGTCTCAAGATCGTCGATTCCGATGGCTACGAGACCGAGCTTCTGGTGCCGAAGTGGCGTCAGATCAATGTCTTCGAGGGCGAATACGTCGAGAAGGGCGAAATCGTGTCCGACGGCGAGCCGATGCCGCACGACATCCTGCGTCTCCAGGGGATTCCGAAGCTCTCGGACTATCTGGTCAAGGAGATTCAGGACGTCTACCGGCTGCAGGGCGTGCGTATCAACGACAAGCACATCGAGGTGATCATTCGCCAGATGCTGCGCCGGGTCGAGATTGTCGACGCGGGTGATACCAAGTTCCTGCAGGGCGAGCAGGCCGAGTACCAGGCGGTGCTGGACGAGAATCGCCGGGTCGAGGCCAAGGGCGAACAGCCCGCGACCTTCGACCGGCTGTTGCTGGGCATCACCAAGGCGAGCCTGTCGACGGAGTCGTTCATTTCGGCCGCCTCGTTCCAGGAAACCACGCGCGTGCTGACCGAGGCGTCCGTGCGCGGCGCCCGGGACGATCTGCGGGGTCTCAAGGAAAATGTGATCGTCGGTCGGCTAATTCCGGCGGGTACCGGTCTGGCGTATCATGAGCAGCGTCGCCGCGAGCGCATGAGTCCGCTGGACCTGCAGGGCGCTCTGCCGGCCACTCGGGGCGAATCGGCCGAGGAGGCCGTGGAGATGGCTGCCGAGGCCAGCGCCGACGCCGAGGACGCGCTGGATCGCGCTGACGCGGGTTCGCACAATGCCGACGCCGCCGGAGACGAGCAGAACTGA